The Bacillota bacterium genome has a segment encoding these proteins:
- the purN gene encoding phosphoribosylglycinamide formyltransferase yields the protein MGGTCETFRLVVMASGRGTNLQAIIDAAQRGSLKAQVAGVVCDNPGARALERAAACRIPSSVVVREAYQSRSEFEMALVGAVRRFDPELVVLAGFMRVLGETFLQAFPGRIINIHPSLLPAFRGLEAQRQALEYGVKYTGCTVHFVDAGVDTGPIIGQRAVPVLPGDTVDSLSARILEHEHELLVECIRAIAEGRVKVEGRRVQVRE from the coding sequence CCTCCAGGCGATAATCGACGCTGCTCAGCGTGGAAGCCTCAAAGCCCAGGTGGCAGGGGTGGTGTGCGACAACCCCGGGGCGCGCGCGCTAGAGAGGGCCGCCGCCTGCCGGATCCCGTCGTCGGTCGTGGTCCGCGAGGCTTATCAATCGAGAAGCGAGTTCGAAATGGCGCTGGTCGGAGCGGTAAGGAGATTCGACCCCGAGCTCGTGGTGCTGGCCGGCTTCATGAGGGTGCTGGGTGAGACGTTCCTCCAGGCGTTTCCCGGTCGGATCATAAACATACACCCATCGCTCCTCCCGGCGTTTCGTGGCCTGGAGGCTCAGCGTCAAGCCCTCGAGTACGGTGTGAAGTACACCGGCTGCACGGTGCACTTCGTTGACGCAGGGGTGGACACGGGCCCGATAATCGGCCAGCGCGCGGTGCCGGTTCTGCCGGGTGACACCGTGGACTCGCTCTCCGCCCGGATCCTCGAGCACGAGCACGAGCTCCTGGTGGAGTGCATACGAGCTATCGCTGAGGGTAGGGTGAAGGTCGAGGGGAGAAGGGTCCAGGTAAGAGAGTGA
- the purH gene encoding bifunctional phosphoribosylaminoimidazolecarboxamide formyltransferase/IMP cyclohydrolase — protein MGTRRAIISVHDKTGVVEFAKALAELGYEIVSTGGTAAVLEEAGVPVTPVSTVTGFPEILGGRVKTLHPAVHAGILARRTPGHEGELRRLGIEFVDIVAVNLYPFVETVAKPGVTLEEAVENIDIGGPTMVRAAAKNFERVTVVTSPSRYAEVVAELESQGQVSLRTRMRLAAEAFRHTSEYDRAVTEFLGRTREEQGLRGEGDKDGSGCHGTLQDELWIRGAKVLDLRYGENPHQAAAFYALEGIEAAGLAAARQVQGKALSFNNILDADAALRIMREFSEPVAVVIKHTNPCGVAVANDLANAYVRARDADSVSAFGSVVGLGGTVTADVAARLVETFVEVVLAWGVADEALPILATKPNLRVLVVPGAPNGSVGARAGIDVRWVDGGFLVQQADVPCEDEEHAVRVVTCRRPSVQEAKWLLHAMRVAKHVKSNAIVLWKDGATVGVGAGQMNRVGSVRIAAAQAGAHARGAVLASDAFFPFRDGIDEAARAGVTAIVQPGGSLRDKECIEAANEHGISMVFTGIRHFRH, from the coding sequence TTGGGGACACGCAGGGCGATCATCAGCGTTCATGACAAGACCGGCGTGGTGGAATTCGCGAAGGCCCTGGCGGAATTGGGTTACGAGATCGTTTCGACCGGCGGCACCGCGGCTGTTCTCGAAGAGGCCGGGGTCCCGGTGACTCCTGTTTCTACAGTGACGGGTTTCCCCGAGATTCTTGGGGGCAGAGTGAAGACTTTGCACCCTGCCGTGCACGCGGGTATACTCGCCCGCCGAACCCCGGGGCATGAGGGCGAGCTTCGCAGGCTCGGGATAGAGTTCGTAGACATCGTTGCGGTCAACCTGTACCCGTTCGTCGAGACCGTGGCGAAGCCCGGTGTCACGCTGGAAGAAGCCGTGGAGAACATCGATATCGGTGGCCCGACGATGGTGCGCGCGGCGGCCAAGAACTTCGAACGCGTCACGGTGGTCACTAGTCCGTCAAGATACGCGGAGGTGGTTGCGGAGCTCGAGTCGCAGGGGCAGGTGTCGCTTCGCACGCGGATGCGCCTTGCTGCAGAGGCGTTTCGGCATACGTCAGAATACGATCGCGCCGTGACGGAGTTCTTGGGACGGACGCGCGAGGAGCAGGGGCTGCGCGGCGAGGGCGACAAGGACGGCTCTGGATGCCATGGCACCCTCCAAGACGAGCTATGGATACGCGGCGCGAAGGTGTTAGACCTCCGATACGGGGAAAACCCGCACCAGGCGGCGGCGTTCTACGCCCTGGAGGGAATCGAGGCGGCGGGGCTTGCTGCGGCGCGGCAGGTGCAGGGCAAGGCACTCTCGTTCAACAACATCCTGGACGCTGATGCCGCTTTGCGGATAATGAGGGAATTTTCCGAGCCTGTCGCAGTCGTGATCAAACACACGAATCCCTGCGGCGTGGCAGTGGCCAACGACCTGGCAAACGCGTACGTGCGGGCGCGGGATGCCGATAGCGTGTCCGCCTTCGGCAGCGTGGTCGGACTCGGCGGGACGGTAACGGCAGACGTTGCGGCGAGACTCGTCGAGACCTTCGTGGAGGTTGTGCTCGCCTGGGGCGTTGCCGACGAGGCGCTCCCGATCCTCGCCACAAAACCCAACCTTCGAGTGCTCGTCGTGCCCGGAGCCCCGAACGGTTCTGTCGGTGCCCGAGCCGGTATCGACGTTCGTTGGGTGGACGGAGGCTTTCTGGTGCAGCAGGCGGATGTTCCTTGCGAAGACGAAGAGCACGCTGTCCGGGTGGTGACTTGCAGGAGACCTAGCGTTCAGGAGGCCAAGTGGCTCCTGCACGCCATGAGAGTAGCGAAACACGTGAAGTCGAATGCCATCGTCTTGTGGAAAGATGGCGCCACCGTGGGTGTCGGAGCAGGCCAGATGAACCGGGTGGGCTCTGTGAGGATTGCAGCTGCCCAGGCAGGCGCGCACGCTCGGGGCGCGGTGTTGGCGTCGGACGCCTTCTTCCCGTTCAGGGACGGCATAGATGAGGCCGCCAGGGCAGGCGTGACCGCCATAGTTCAACCGGGAGGATCGCTTCGGGACAAGGAATGCATCGAGGCCGCGAACGAACATGGCATCTCCATGGTCTTCACAGGCATCCGGCATTTTCGGCATTGA
- the purD gene encoding phosphoribosylamine--glycine ligase: MSVLVVGGGGREHALAWKLASSPRVAKLYAAPGNPGIARIASCVPIGATDTAALANFAVQRRVDITVVGPEGPLALGIVDEFNRLGLAVFGPTKRAAEIESSKAWAKGFMTRHGIPTAGYCVFGDPDAARAFIRQSGGPAVVKADGLAAGKGVIVAHTVEEAEKAIETVASLGAGGAIVIEDLLIGQEMSFFAVTDGETSVPLLSARDHKRAWDGDVGPNTGGMGAVAPAPEYDEDLETRIMSEIIDPAVKGLAREGRRYVGVLYAGLMLTSSGPKVLEFNARLGDPETQAILPMMESDLVDLMEAALERQGLGPGVVRWRPGASACVVLASRGYPDKPALGEEIHIDDAGIEADDVLLFHAGTKLVQDRLVTSGGRVLNVVATGRSMGEAADRAYRGIRHVKFQGMWCRTDIGKSCVPVAGVLDSLPPGGE; encoded by the coding sequence TTGAGCGTCCTCGTTGTGGGCGGAGGCGGAAGGGAGCACGCCCTGGCTTGGAAACTCGCGTCAAGTCCCAGGGTTGCCAAGCTGTACGCAGCTCCCGGCAATCCTGGTATCGCCCGGATCGCGTCGTGCGTGCCCATCGGGGCGACCGACACGGCCGCTCTGGCGAACTTCGCGGTCCAGAGGCGAGTGGATATCACTGTGGTGGGACCTGAGGGGCCACTGGCCCTTGGTATCGTGGACGAGTTCAACCGACTCGGGCTTGCGGTCTTCGGGCCGACGAAGCGCGCGGCGGAGATAGAGTCCAGCAAGGCGTGGGCGAAGGGATTCATGACGAGACACGGGATACCCACCGCCGGTTATTGCGTCTTCGGAGATCCCGATGCTGCCAGGGCTTTCATTCGGCAGAGCGGAGGGCCCGCGGTTGTCAAGGCCGACGGCCTCGCTGCGGGCAAAGGGGTCATCGTGGCTCATACAGTGGAAGAAGCGGAGAAGGCCATCGAGACCGTGGCATCGCTCGGAGCAGGTGGCGCCATCGTCATCGAGGACCTCCTCATCGGTCAGGAGATGAGCTTTTTCGCGGTAACCGACGGTGAGACCTCGGTGCCCCTGCTTTCTGCGCGCGACCACAAGCGTGCATGGGACGGCGACGTTGGCCCAAATACGGGGGGCATGGGCGCGGTAGCTCCTGCTCCCGAGTACGACGAGGACCTGGAGACCAGGATCATGTCTGAGATAATAGACCCCGCGGTGAAGGGTCTTGCGCGGGAAGGGAGGCGATACGTTGGCGTGCTGTACGCTGGCCTCATGCTCACGTCCTCCGGTCCGAAAGTCCTGGAGTTCAACGCGAGATTGGGCGACCCCGAAACGCAAGCCATTCTTCCCATGATGGAGTCAGACCTCGTCGATCTGATGGAGGCGGCTCTTGAGCGCCAGGGCCTCGGCCCGGGCGTGGTGAGGTGGCGACCAGGCGCCAGCGCCTGCGTGGTTCTCGCGTCCCGAGGGTACCCCGACAAACCGGCGCTCGGCGAGGAGATCCACATAGACGACGCTGGCATTGAGGCTGACGACGTCCTCTTGTTCCATGCCGGCACGAAGCTCGTCCAAGACAGGCTCGTTACGTCGGGAGGTCGAGTCTTGAACGTGGTGGCCACGGGACGCTCGATGGGGGAAGCGGCGGACCGTGC